One window of the Macaca thibetana thibetana isolate TM-01 chromosome 1, ASM2454274v1, whole genome shotgun sequence genome contains the following:
- the PPM1J gene encoding protein phosphatase 1J, with amino-acid sequence MLNRVRSAVAHLVSSGGAPPPRPKSPDLPNAASAPPAAAPEAPRSPPAKAGSGSATPAKAVETRASFSRPTFLQLSPGGLRRADDHAGRAVQSPPDTGRRLPWSTGYAEVINAGKSRHNEDQACCEVVYVEGRRSVTGAPRELSRGQGLCFYYWGLFDGHAGGGAAEMASRLLHRHIREQLKDLVEILQDPSPPPLCLPTTPGTPDSSDPSHLLGPQSCWSSQKEVTHESLVVGAIENAFQLMDEQMARERRGHQVEGGCCALVVVYLLGKVYVANAGDSRAIIVRNGEIIPMSREFTPETERQRLQLLGFLKPELLGSEFTHLEFPRRVLPKELGQRMLYRDQNMTGWAYKKIELEDLRFPLVCGEGKKARVMATIGVTRGLGDHNLKVCSSTLPIKPFLSCFPEVRVYDLTQYEHCPDDVLVLGTDGLWDVTTDYEVAATVDRVLSAYEPNDHSRYTALAQALVLGARGTPRDRGWRLPNNKLGSGDDISVFVIPLGGPGSYS; translated from the exons ATGCTAAACCGGGTGCGCTCGGCCGTGGCGCACCTGGTGAGCTCTGGGGGCGCTCCGCCTCCGCGCCCCAAATCCCCGGACCTACCCAACGCCGCCTCGGCGCCGCCCGCTGCCGCTCCAGAAGCGCCCAGGAGCCCTCCTGCGAAGGCTGGGAGCGGGAGCGCGACGCCCGCGAAGGCTGTTGAGACTCGAGCGAGCTTCTCCAGACCGACCTTTCTGCAGCTGAGCCCCGGGGGGCTGCGACGCGCGGATGACCACGCGGGCCGGGCTGTGCAAAGCCCCCCGGACACGGGTCGCCGCCTGCCCTGGAGCACAGGCTACGCCGA GGTCATCAATGCTGGCAAGAGTCGGCACAATGAGGACCAGGCTTGCTGTGAAGTGGTGTATGTGGAAGGTCGGAGGAGTGTTACCGGGGCACCTAGGGAGCTTAGCCGAGGCCAG GGACTCTGCTTCTACTACTGGGGCCTATTTGATGGTCACGCAGGGGGTGGAGCTGCTGAAATGGCCTCACGGCTCCTGCATCGCCATATCCGAGAGCAGTTAAAGGACCTGGTAGAGATACTTCAGGACCCTTCGCCACCACCCCTCTGCCTCCCGACCACCCCGGGGACCCCAGATTCCTCCGATCCCTCTCACTTGCTTGGCCCTCAGTCCTGCTGGTCTTCACAGAAGGAAGTGACCCACGAGAGCCTGGTAGTGGGGGCCATTGAGAATGCCTTCCAGCTCATG GATGAGCAGATGGCCCGGGAGCGGCGTGGCCACCAAGTGGAGGGGGGCTGCTGTGCACTGGTTGTGGTCTACCTGCTAGGCAAGGTGTACGTGGCCAATGCAGGCGATAGCAG GGCCATCATTGTCCGGAATGGTGAAATCATTCCAATGTCCCGAGAGTTTACCCCGGAGACTGAGCGCCAGCGTCTTCAGCTGCTT GGCTTCCTGAAACCAGAGCTGCTAGGCAGTGAATTCACCCACCTTGAGTTCCCCCGCAGAGTTCTGCCCAAGGAGCTGGGGCAGAGGATGTTGTACCGGGACCAGAACATGACCGGCTG GGCCTACAAAAAGATCGAGCTGGAGGATCTCAGGTTTCCTCTGGTCTGTGGGGAGGGCAAAAAG GCTCGGGTGATGGCCACCATTGGGGTGACCCGAGGCTTGGGAGACCACAATCTTAAGGTCTGCAGTTCCACCCTGCCCATCAAGccttttctctcctgcttccctGAG GTACGAGTATATGACCTGACGCAATATGAGCATTGCCCAGATGATGTACTAGTCCTGGGAACAGATGGCCTGTGGGATGTCACTACTGACTATGAGGTGGCTGCCACTGTGGACAGGGTGCTGTCGGCCTATGAGCCCAATGACCATAGCAG GTATACAGCTCTGGCCCAAGCTCTGGTCCTGGGGGCCCGGGGTACCCCCCGGGACCGTGGCTGGCGTCTCCCCAACAACAAGCTGGGTTCCGGGGATGACATCTCTGTCTTCGTCATCCCCCTGGGAGGGCCAGGCAGTTACTCCTGA